From Sporocytophaga myxococcoides, one genomic window encodes:
- a CDS encoding HelD family protein: MINATEQEEREYLEEIKEKLTLAVRHIDDTVKQYSEEMRQKKQYIHEQKSGMDEAEMVAADQSINRMAFTGGAAVERKRKLIKLSQSPYFGRIDFIGNDHIRVPVYIGIYSFADMEKRVNLIYDWRAPISSMFYDFELGDAFYTTPSGTVQGEIVLKRQYKIRDGRMEFMIENEINIHDDVLQKELARSSDDKMKNIVATIQRDQNAVIRNDTSRIMVIQGVAGSGKTSIALHRIAFLLYRFRDSIAAKDILIISPNKVFADYISNVLPELGEEHIPEMVMEELASDLLEKKYKFQSFFEQVSSLLDAHDPYFIERIKFKSSFEFLSKLNQYLLHVENNYFKSTDLKIGQTVVPAHFILQKFKNYHRMPMLKRFDLVVKDIQTFVREAKGQKLTGRDKARIWESIPRMFRFNNVFDLYKDFYQWIDRPDLFKTDQQTGLEYADVFPLIYFRLRLEGISTFDRVKHLLIDEMQDYTPVQYAVLSRLFPCKMTILGDISQTVNPYSASSAETIERVFPSADIVKLNRSYRSTWEITAFAQRIVPNPDIIPMERHGQEPIVSRFSSKEEELHAIKEMITHFRSSGNQSLGIIFKTQKQAEKAYQDLKAEGVYLLTDESTSFKEGVSISSAHLAKGLEFDEVIVPYATEDNYKTDVDKSMLYIACTRTMHQLTITYTGEVTEFLLQ; this comes from the coding sequence ATGATCAATGCGACAGAGCAAGAAGAAAGAGAATACCTTGAAGAGATTAAGGAAAAACTTACGCTGGCAGTTAGGCATATAGATGACACTGTAAAGCAATATTCAGAGGAGATGAGGCAGAAAAAGCAATACATCCATGAGCAAAAGTCGGGCATGGATGAAGCTGAAATGGTTGCTGCCGATCAATCTATTAACCGTATGGCTTTTACAGGAGGAGCAGCAGTTGAAAGAAAACGTAAGCTGATCAAGCTGAGTCAGTCTCCTTACTTTGGACGAATAGATTTTATTGGGAATGATCATATAAGAGTGCCTGTATATATTGGCATCTATTCTTTTGCAGACATGGAAAAGCGTGTGAACCTGATCTATGACTGGCGTGCACCGATATCCTCCATGTTCTATGATTTTGAGCTGGGGGATGCATTTTACACCACACCTTCAGGAACAGTTCAGGGGGAGATTGTATTAAAACGGCAATACAAGATCAGAGACGGACGTATGGAGTTTATGATCGAAAACGAGATCAATATTCATGATGATGTTCTTCAGAAAGAGTTAGCAAGATCTTCTGATGACAAGATGAAGAACATTGTGGCAACTATTCAACGTGATCAGAATGCAGTCATCAGGAATGACACTTCGCGCATAATGGTTATCCAGGGAGTAGCCGGATCGGGTAAGACCTCTATTGCCTTGCATAGAATTGCTTTCCTTTTGTATCGCTTCAGAGATAGCATCGCAGCAAAAGATATCCTGATCATTTCTCCTAATAAAGTTTTTGCCGATTACATCTCTAACGTCCTGCCAGAGCTTGGGGAAGAGCACATTCCGGAGATGGTCATGGAAGAGCTGGCTTCAGACTTACTTGAAAAGAAATACAAGTTTCAAAGCTTCTTCGAGCAGGTGTCCAGTTTATTGGATGCTCATGATCCTTATTTTATTGAAAGGATCAAATTTAAGTCATCGTTTGAATTTCTTAGCAAGCTGAATCAGTACCTTCTCCATGTAGAGAATAACTATTTCAAATCTACAGATCTTAAGATAGGTCAAACGGTAGTTCCGGCTCATTTCATCCTTCAGAAGTTTAAGAACTATCATCGGATGCCTATGTTAAAAAGGTTTGATTTAGTAGTAAAAGACATACAGACATTTGTCAGAGAGGCCAAAGGGCAGAAGCTTACAGGAAGAGATAAGGCAAGGATCTGGGAATCTATACCCCGCATGTTCAGGTTTAACAATGTGTTTGATCTCTACAAAGACTTTTATCAATGGATCGACAGACCAGACCTGTTCAAAACAGATCAGCAAACGGGGTTAGAGTATGCGGATGTTTTTCCTTTGATCTATTTCCGTTTACGTCTTGAGGGGATAAGTACATTTGATAGAGTAAAGCACTTGCTGATTGATGAGATGCAGGATTATACTCCGGTCCAGTATGCAGTGTTGTCCAGACTGTTTCCCTGCAAAATGACTATACTGGGAGATATCAGTCAGACAGTAAATCCATACAGTGCTTCCTCAGCAGAAACTATTGAAAGAGTATTCCCATCTGCAGATATTGTAAAGCTGAACAGAAGTTACAGGTCTACCTGGGAGATTACTGCTTTTGCTCAGCGCATAGTACCTAATCCTGATATCATACCGATGGAAAGGCATGGCCAGGAACCGATAGTGTCACGCTTTAGCAGCAAAGAGGAGGAGTTACATGCCATCAAAGAAATGATTACTCATTTCAGAAGTTCAGGAAATCAATCTCTTGGCATTATTTTCAAGACCCAGAAACAGGCAGAAAAGGCTTATCAGGACCTAAAAGCAGAAGGAGTTTATTTACTTACTGATGAATCTACTTCATTTAAAGAAGGTGTCAGTATTAGTTCTGCTCATTTGGCTAAAGGGCTTGAATTTGATGAGGTGATTGTACCTTATGCTACAGAAGATAATTATAAAACGGATGTAGATAAAAGTATGTTGTATATAGCATGCACACGTACGATGCATCAGCTCACAATTACTTATACAGGAGAAGTTACAGAGTTTTTATTGCAATAG
- a CDS encoding TonB-dependent receptor, with product MYFFYRPILFLLFITVSYQKLSAQVNANSISIKGHIKESSGNEPIVGVVVSIPAINLSTATDTSGFYSLSFESKDTLEVLFLMQGYTTQKKKVWNSQVIDVRLISDQHFLKEITILGEDTAYLSSNVQMSKITLSMKQVNSVPSLLGERDVIKVLQLMPGVQKGREGNTAMYVRGGGPDQNLIMLDGMPFYSASHLYGFFSLFNSDVLQDIEFTKGAFPAKYGGKLSSVLDMTMKEGNKKEYHGEVGVGILSSKLMLEGPIKKDKCSFIIGARRSYMDLLISPFLPDTSKVSYYFYDINAKVNWDINRRNKISFSFYNGKDNFKSNFKNYNFSNNTRLNWNNILGNLVWDNIISDKLSSRLSMGASKFYIKTKQYLFEDSTGYDYHYNSSIKDITLKYEFAYKPSEKHSINAGIQMIFHHFAPGAFIKESRGMITDKSDIPVKSQEMSIYVEETGRLSSFFSYNLGGRLTRYSVRNKVYIKPEPRVSMAFHLSKKFAIKTSYAEMNQYALMLSQNILGPPLDLWVPATNNITLQNSKQVALGIAKDFKHSLTLTIEGYYKKSFNLVDYKEGASFLVKNFNSSRYYTWEEQVTQGKGWTYGSEFMLHKRAGKFSGWLAYTLSWNWMQFKELNLGRKYPAKYDHRHDASVVVIYKPKDKFSISITWVYSSGNAYTIPTSITRTINPYPTNGAWTEYYYTIYAPKNSYRMPAYHRLDLGAQFHKSLKRNISRVWDISIYNAYNRENPYYYFLAKDGSTDAGIIKYSHYKLNKIVLFPIIPSVSYRLIF from the coding sequence ATGTACTTTTTCTATAGACCAATTCTTTTTTTATTATTCATAACTGTTTCTTATCAGAAGTTGTCAGCACAGGTAAATGCCAATAGTATTTCAATTAAGGGGCATATTAAAGAATCATCTGGCAATGAACCTATTGTAGGAGTGGTGGTGAGCATACCTGCTATCAACTTAAGCACAGCTACAGATACATCAGGATTTTATTCGCTTAGTTTTGAAAGCAAAGACACTCTTGAAGTCTTGTTTTTGATGCAGGGATATACTACTCAGAAGAAAAAGGTTTGGAATTCACAGGTGATTGATGTCAGGCTTATTTCAGACCAACATTTTTTGAAAGAGATTACCATTCTTGGGGAAGATACAGCTTATTTGAGCAGTAATGTACAAATGAGTAAAATTACCCTGTCGATGAAACAGGTTAATAGTGTTCCTTCATTGCTTGGAGAAAGAGATGTGATCAAAGTTTTGCAACTAATGCCTGGAGTACAAAAGGGTAGAGAAGGGAATACTGCCATGTATGTACGCGGTGGAGGTCCTGATCAGAACCTTATTATGCTGGATGGCATGCCTTTTTATAGTGCTTCGCATTTATATGGATTCTTTTCTCTGTTTAATTCAGATGTATTGCAAGATATAGAATTCACCAAAGGTGCATTTCCTGCAAAGTATGGAGGTAAGCTATCATCAGTGCTGGATATGACAATGAAGGAGGGGAATAAAAAGGAATATCATGGTGAGGTTGGTGTAGGAATTCTTTCATCCAAATTAATGCTTGAAGGTCCTATAAAGAAAGATAAGTGTTCCTTTATTATAGGGGCAAGAAGAAGTTATATGGATTTATTAATAAGTCCTTTCCTTCCTGACACTTCTAAGGTTTCGTATTATTTCTATGATATTAATGCCAAAGTGAATTGGGATATTAATCGCAGAAATAAAATCAGCTTCAGCTTTTATAATGGTAAAGATAATTTTAAAAGCAATTTTAAGAATTATAATTTTAGTAATAATACTCGCCTGAATTGGAATAATATACTTGGTAATCTTGTCTGGGATAATATTATATCTGACAAGCTATCATCAAGGTTGTCAATGGGTGCCAGTAAATTTTATATAAAGACAAAACAATATTTGTTCGAGGATAGTACAGGTTATGACTATCACTATAATAGCTCTATTAAGGATATAACGCTTAAGTATGAGTTCGCCTATAAACCATCTGAAAAGCATTCCATAAATGCCGGGATTCAGATGATCTTTCATCATTTTGCTCCAGGAGCATTCATTAAAGAATCAAGAGGAATGATCACTGACAAATCGGACATTCCAGTCAAATCGCAAGAGATGTCTATATATGTTGAAGAGACAGGCAGGCTTTCATCATTCTTTTCATATAATCTGGGAGGGAGGCTTACCAGATATAGTGTCAGAAATAAAGTATATATCAAGCCCGAACCAAGAGTATCTATGGCCTTTCATTTGAGTAAGAAATTTGCGATCAAAACATCTTATGCAGAAATGAACCAGTATGCTCTGATGCTTTCGCAAAATATATTAGGACCGCCACTGGATTTATGGGTACCGGCAACAAACAATATCACTCTTCAGAATTCTAAACAGGTAGCCCTGGGCATTGCAAAGGATTTTAAGCATAGTTTAACTTTAACAATAGAAGGTTATTATAAAAAGAGCTTTAATCTGGTTGATTATAAGGAAGGCGCTAGTTTTCTTGTTAAAAATTTTAATTCAAGTAGGTATTATACATGGGAAGAGCAGGTCACACAAGGGAAAGGTTGGACCTATGGAAGTGAGTTTATGCTTCATAAAAGGGCAGGCAAGTTTTCTGGTTGGCTGGCTTACACATTGTCATGGAACTGGATGCAATTCAAGGAACTTAATCTTGGGAGAAAATATCCTGCCAAATATGATCATCGGCATGATGCTTCTGTAGTAGTTATTTATAAGCCTAAAGATAAGTTTTCAATATCCATAACCTGGGTTTATTCATCGGGTAATGCATATACAATTCCTACCAGTATTACTCGTACAATAAATCCTTACCCAACAAATGGTGCATGGACAGAATATTATTATACGATTTATGCTCCTAAAAACAGCTATAGAATGCCGGCATACCACAGACTTGACCTTGGTGCACAATTTCACAAATCACTTAAAAGGAATATTTCAAGAGTATGGGATATTAGTATTTACAATGCATATAACCGGGAAAACCCATACTATTATTTTCTTGCCAAAGATGGATCAACTGATGCAGGTATTATAAAATATTCTCATTACAAATTGAATAAAATCGTTTTGTTTCCTATTATTCCTTCTGTTTCATATAGATTGATTTTCTGA
- the greB gene encoding transcription elongation factor GreB, with protein MKTLLITPEGLEKLIAELDHLWRVERPDTTQKVAWAASLGDRSENADYHYNKKRLREIDRRVLYLRKRITDLKVVNYTPFQEGKVMFGAWVEIQNDRGEQKRFRIVGYDEIFDTTKDYISIDSPMAVALMKKEVGDEVVVKTGAGEFIWRITRIEYQK; from the coding sequence ATGAAAACGCTCTTAATAACTCCGGAAGGTTTAGAAAAATTAATAGCCGAGTTGGATCATTTATGGCGCGTAGAACGGCCAGACACCACGCAGAAGGTAGCTTGGGCTGCAAGTCTTGGAGATCGTTCTGAAAATGCAGATTATCATTACAATAAGAAGCGATTGCGGGAAATTGATAGGCGCGTGCTTTATTTACGGAAACGTATTACTGATTTGAAAGTCGTGAATTATACACCTTTCCAGGAAGGCAAAGTAATGTTTGGTGCGTGGGTAGAGATTCAAAATGACAGAGGCGAACAAAAACGCTTCCGGATAGTGGGGTATGATGAGATCTTTGATACCACCAAAGACTACATCTCCATAGACTCACCAATGGCAGTCGCTCTGATGAAAAAAGAAGTAGGTGATGAAGTAGTAGTAAAAACAGGTGCGGGGGAATTTATCTGGCGTATTACCAGAATAGAGTATCAGAAGTAA
- a CDS encoding S8 family peptidase yields the protein MKNRVLVNLLLLNVFFSFSVLAQSQSSVNAFPKKNINWYNADLKEDKIAGASVNKAYNLLLKDKKTRKTVIVAIIDSGVDIDHEDLKGRIWVNEKEIPGNGIDDDGNGYVDDIHGWGFLGNDKGKNIETETYEFVRMLRKYDPVFKNIQSEADVPADQVNDYSLYLKVKAKHEAEVEEQTKLNETLKKFEKILTDVEKVVLKHLGTSTYTVDDLKEITNANRSVLYARDWLLDRYKQGFSREELESMKKRTETQLKENLNLSYNPREIIGDDIENINDSIYGNNDVKGPRADHGTPVSGVIGAIRGNGTGIDGIAEDVRFMVLRAVPNGDEYDKDIALAIRYAVNNGANVINMSFGKEFSPQKKFVDDAIRYAEERNVLLVHAAGNSAYDIDEIIHYPSRVCNDGNSVGNWLEVGANSIKANKKLCASFSNYGKKNVALFAPGEEIVSLTEGNLYAMVSGTSFAGPVVSGVAALVWSYYPELTAVELRNILLNTCTNLNKKKVLIPGGKPDAAKVPFSNLSSTGGIVNAYQALLMAEKIVSEKKSANAEY from the coding sequence ATGAAAAACAGGGTTTTAGTAAATCTTTTACTATTAAATGTATTTTTTTCTTTTTCAGTTCTTGCACAGTCGCAATCCTCTGTAAATGCATTTCCTAAGAAAAATATCAATTGGTACAATGCAGATCTTAAAGAAGATAAAATAGCAGGGGCAAGTGTCAATAAAGCATATAACCTTTTACTGAAAGATAAAAAGACCCGTAAGACGGTTATCGTTGCTATTATAGACAGCGGAGTGGATATAGATCATGAAGATCTGAAGGGCAGGATATGGGTCAATGAAAAGGAAATACCAGGTAATGGTATAGACGATGATGGAAACGGATATGTGGATGATATACATGGCTGGGGATTTCTCGGAAATGATAAAGGCAAAAACATTGAGACAGAAACGTATGAATTTGTAAGAATGCTCAGAAAATATGATCCTGTTTTTAAAAATATACAATCAGAAGCTGATGTTCCAGCTGATCAGGTGAATGACTATAGTTTATATCTTAAAGTCAAAGCGAAGCATGAAGCTGAAGTAGAAGAACAAACTAAGTTGAATGAAACCCTTAAGAAGTTTGAAAAGATACTTACGGATGTTGAAAAAGTTGTTCTTAAACATCTTGGAACCAGCACATATACTGTAGATGATTTAAAGGAAATTACCAATGCCAACCGGAGCGTTTTATATGCGCGCGACTGGTTGCTTGATAGGTATAAACAAGGGTTTAGCCGTGAAGAGTTGGAGAGCATGAAAAAGAGGACTGAAACACAACTGAAAGAAAATCTGAATTTAAGTTATAATCCGAGAGAGATCATTGGTGATGATATTGAAAACATAAATGATAGTATTTATGGTAATAACGATGTGAAAGGCCCAAGAGCGGACCATGGCACCCCGGTATCAGGAGTGATTGGGGCAATACGTGGCAATGGAACGGGTATTGATGGAATTGCTGAAGATGTCAGATTTATGGTCTTAAGGGCTGTGCCCAATGGAGATGAATATGATAAGGACATTGCCCTGGCTATTCGCTATGCAGTAAACAATGGCGCAAATGTGATCAATATGAGTTTCGGTAAAGAGTTTTCACCGCAAAAAAAGTTTGTGGACGATGCTATCCGATATGCGGAAGAGCGTAATGTCCTTCTGGTGCATGCAGCAGGTAATAGCGCTTATGATATTGATGAAATCATTCATTATCCAAGCAGGGTTTGCAATGATGGGAATTCCGTCGGTAATTGGCTGGAGGTCGGAGCGAACAGTATAAAGGCCAATAAGAAGCTATGTGCCAGTTTCTCCAATTATGGAAAAAAGAATGTTGCCTTATTTGCTCCAGGAGAGGAGATTGTTTCTCTGACAGAAGGAAACTTGTATGCTATGGTTAGTGGAACCAGTTTTGCTGGTCCGGTAGTATCAGGAGTTGCAGCCTTAGTATGGTCTTACTATCCGGAACTCACCGCTGTTGAATTGAGAAATATCTTATTGAACACATGTACAAATTTAAATAAAAAGAAAGTCCTGATTCCGGGCGGAAAGCCAGATGCTGCTAAAGTTCCGTTTTCTAATCTTTCATCTACAGGAGGAATTGTGAATGCCTATCAGGCCCTTTTGATGGCAGAAAAAATAGTAAGTGAAAAGAAATCGGCAAATGCTGAATATTGA
- a CDS encoding restriction endonuclease PLD domain-containing protein, which yields MIIKKLLAPLVNNKILKEAEHCYIASAAISEPAFDLLMSNLAPRCNVDIVTGLDLPTHPNVLWKILKQYPGRVTLRIFSRNYFHSNLYIFDLPFRKRIAFVGSGSLTIGGLKDHEELSYKVDVERNVEDLKAWFRSYFDFGQDLSEKIIKEYEMLYPSIVARDNATKEDIKQLTDVITGRFSLTGINFSKQFFKAEDYATLDNSKAALNTQLVHHERVMLKNKLLELHEQLRPYLHKLKLYENDDAEQIVSSLNPVFHYENKVKTMWLVYGRSKKELEEYKATLTDLLNIQLMLKSQEFGIYLSLGKPNSETQDREYFRKEMNSEEYRKKFYDLLKGLSKDYWIEVAGEKKPVDSFADEQALWNYTNADHIQYHFIIGRTYVPNDQDIAADQIVSTIQKEIDKLIHLYRLMKV from the coding sequence ATGATCATAAAGAAATTACTTGCTCCGCTAGTAAACAATAAGATTTTAAAAGAAGCCGAGCATTGCTATATAGCTTCTGCTGCTATCTCAGAGCCAGCTTTTGATCTTCTGATGAGCAATTTAGCCCCTCGCTGCAATGTAGATATTGTTACAGGACTTGATCTGCCCACTCATCCTAATGTGCTTTGGAAAATCCTGAAACAATATCCTGGTCGTGTTACCCTTAGAATTTTTAGCAGAAATTATTTTCATTCCAATCTATATATTTTTGATTTGCCTTTCAGGAAAAGGATAGCTTTTGTTGGCTCCGGAAGCCTTACTATAGGAGGGCTTAAAGATCATGAAGAGCTTTCTTATAAAGTAGATGTAGAAAGAAATGTTGAAGACTTAAAAGCCTGGTTCAGATCTTATTTTGACTTTGGACAAGATCTTTCTGAGAAAATTATTAAGGAATATGAAATGCTGTATCCTTCAATAGTGGCAAGGGATAATGCCACGAAGGAAGACATAAAACAATTGACAGATGTCATAACCGGCCGCTTTAGCCTTACTGGTATTAATTTTTCCAAACAATTCTTTAAAGCAGAAGATTATGCAACACTTGATAACAGTAAAGCTGCTTTAAATACGCAGTTGGTACACCATGAAAGAGTCATGCTGAAGAATAAATTGCTGGAGCTGCATGAACAGTTAAGACCTTATCTGCATAAACTTAAGCTTTATGAAAATGATGATGCTGAACAAATCGTAAGCAGCCTTAATCCTGTGTTTCATTATGAAAATAAAGTAAAGACTATGTGGCTTGTTTATGGAAGAAGTAAAAAAGAGCTTGAAGAATATAAAGCCACGCTTACTGACCTCTTAAACATTCAGTTAATGCTGAAGTCGCAGGAATTCGGGATTTACTTATCGTTAGGAAAACCCAATAGTGAGACTCAAGATCGTGAGTATTTCAGGAAGGAAATGAATAGTGAAGAGTATAGGAAAAAATTCTATGATCTGTTAAAGGGGTTGAGTAAAGATTACTGGATTGAAGTAGCAGGAGAGAAGAAGCCGGTAGACTCATTTGCGGATGAACAAGCATTATGGAATTATACCAATGCGGATCATATACAGTATCATTTTATCATAGGCAGGACCTATGTTCCCAATGATCAGGATATAGCTGCTGATCAGATTGTATCGACCATTCAAAAGGAGATTGATAAATTAATTCATCTGTACAGATTAATGAAAGTGTAG
- a CDS encoding DUF4249 family protein, translated as MSCIEEADEVKVPISLKDMKIVVKGYVGRIDAKIYVGQTLPFFKKNKYPFSEQYIKDAIVTISDGNDTVLLSYNTHNYSEENAFYTSLDLLPFDFIPGQKLFLNINLPDGRHVDAVTTVPDEIDVSISKIDSMYVDNMWLNGYRVINNSLNPDYEQRFGVGYMYYSKLLNSSKDTIRDNRGSGTESMKDMLDEMTYDIPFYYKKDLYRDGGEYISYRRYEFFNFFSFTKNLKDYNLGKRFSDRPLIKDPIFSKDSLDFYEEPLFTEPFYYNYYSNINGGLGFFEAYQEKIVYVR; from the coding sequence GTGTCGTGTATAGAAGAAGCTGATGAAGTAAAAGTTCCTATTTCACTAAAAGACATGAAAATTGTAGTCAAGGGTTATGTAGGCCGGATTGATGCGAAAATATATGTAGGTCAGACATTGCCTTTTTTTAAAAAGAACAAATATCCTTTTAGTGAGCAATATATTAAGGACGCTATTGTGACAATTTCCGATGGAAATGATACTGTTTTGTTGTCTTATAACACCCATAATTATTCTGAAGAAAATGCATTTTATACTTCTTTAGATTTGTTACCCTTTGATTTTATTCCCGGACAGAAATTATTTCTTAATATCAACCTTCCTGATGGCAGGCATGTTGATGCCGTAACTACTGTTCCTGATGAAATTGATGTATCAATATCTAAAATCGATTCTATGTATGTGGATAATATGTGGCTCAATGGTTATCGCGTTATTAATAATTCATTAAATCCGGATTATGAGCAGAGATTTGGTGTTGGCTATATGTATTATAGTAAATTATTAAATTCTTCTAAAGATACTATTAGGGATAATAGAGGAAGTGGTACTGAAAGTATGAAAGATATGCTTGACGAAATGACTTATGATATTCCTTTCTATTATAAAAAAGATTTATATAGGGATGGAGGGGAGTATATTTCTTACAGAAGATATGAGTTTTTCAATTTTTTTTCTTTTACTAAGAATTTGAAAGATTATAACCTGGGTAAAAGATTTTCGGATAGACCACTTATTAAAGATCCTATATTTTCAAAAGACAGTCTGGACTTTTATGAGGAGCCTCTGTTTACTGAGCCTTTCTATTATAATTATTATTCAAACATCAACGGCGGCTTAGGCTTTTTTGAAGCATATCAGGAAAAGATAGTTTATGTGAGATAA
- a CDS encoding MBL fold metallo-hydrolase: protein MKNEQMHQSKDNKSIPVTSVSSGKGRAVSEDIYYYTDQIVNFILYGSSKEKDRVLIDTGMPNSSSVVLSAVKERFGENRKPSAILLTHGHFDHVGGVVELIKEWNVPVYAHPLEFPYLTGEKSYPAPDPTVDGGLLAKVSFMYPIEPINIKGVLKPLPTDHSVPGMAGWQWIHTPGHSPGHVSFYRQKDKFLIAGDAFVTVRQDSLYKVITQKAEVNGPPRYLTIDWKAAWDSVKKLEALHPQVVITGHGTTMEGNELTNGLEKLVQEFDSIAIPEHGKYI from the coding sequence ATGAAAAATGAACAAATGCATCAGAGCAAGGATAACAAGTCCATCCCTGTAACATCCGTATCAAGCGGAAAAGGCCGGGCTGTCAGTGAAGATATTTATTACTATACGGATCAAATTGTGAATTTTATTCTGTACGGGTCATCGAAAGAAAAGGACAGGGTGCTGATTGATACAGGAATGCCTAATTCATCTTCAGTTGTCTTATCAGCAGTCAAAGAAAGGTTTGGTGAAAACCGTAAACCATCTGCAATTCTTTTAACTCATGGACATTTCGATCATGTCGGAGGTGTGGTAGAACTCATCAAGGAATGGAATGTTCCGGTTTATGCCCATCCCCTTGAATTTCCATATCTGACAGGAGAGAAAAGTTATCCTGCTCCTGATCCGACTGTAGATGGTGGTTTACTGGCTAAGGTTTCGTTTATGTATCCAATTGAACCAATCAATATTAAAGGTGTACTCAAGCCGCTGCCTACCGACCATTCAGTGCCAGGAATGGCAGGATGGCAATGGATACATACTCCAGGTCATTCCCCCGGACATGTTTCCTTCTATCGTCAGAAAGACAAATTTCTGATTGCCGGAGATGCTTTTGTTACTGTAAGACAGGATTCTCTATATAAAGTGATTACACAAAAGGCGGAAGTAAATGGCCCCCCGAGATATTTAACAATAGACTGGAAAGCTGCATGGGACTCTGTCAAAAAACTTGAAGCCCTTCATCCTCAAGTTGTAATAACAGGACATGGCACTACAATGGAAGGCAATGAATTGACCAATGGCCTGGAAAAACTGGTACAAGAGTTTGATAGTATTGCCATCCCGGAACATGGAAAATATATTTAA
- a CDS encoding GxxExxY protein, translated as MVNEEYKYSRETSKVIGCAMEVHSSLGNGFQEVIYQKALKIEMEERGITFSREHVMPIYYKNKHIGTRRVDFLVEGIISVELKAVSRLEPVHLAQALNYLEAYNLEVGLLTLAQRV; from the coding sequence GTGGTAAACGAAGAATATAAGTATTCCCGTGAGACATCGAAAGTGATAGGATGTGCCATGGAGGTCCATTCATCATTAGGTAATGGATTTCAGGAAGTAATTTATCAAAAAGCGCTAAAGATAGAGATGGAGGAACGGGGAATTACATTTTCCAGAGAACACGTAATGCCCATTTATTACAAGAACAAACATATAGGTACACGAAGAGTAGATTTTTTAGTGGAAGGAATAATATCAGTAGAATTAAAAGCAGTGAGCAGACTGGAACCGGTACATTTAGCTCAAGCCCTTAATTATCTGGAAGCATATAATCTTGAAGTAGGGCTATTAACTTTGGCGCAAAGAGTTTAG
- a CDS encoding SDR family oxidoreductase, which produces MEYKPSSLPAEHLNEQPGAEAEMQLKPEFIRSDYKGSEKLKGKIALITGGDSGIGRSVAIHFAKEGANISIVYLNEHKDAEQTKKMVEQEGGKCILISGDIGDQNFCNKAIEETRKQLGGLNILINNAGEQHVKGSIEEITAEQLERTFRTNIFSMFYLTQAALKQMKEGDCIINTSSVTAYRGKESLIDYSSTKGSIVTFTRSLASSLAKRGIRVNAVAPGPIWTPLIPATFPPEKVSSFGKQVPLGRPGQPSEVGPSYVFLASKDASYITGQVIHPNGGEPVES; this is translated from the coding sequence ATGGAATATAAACCATCATCATTACCGGCAGAACATCTGAATGAACAGCCGGGGGCTGAAGCAGAGATGCAGCTTAAACCTGAGTTTATCAGGAGCGACTATAAAGGCAGTGAAAAGCTTAAAGGTAAAATTGCTTTGATCACTGGTGGCGATAGCGGTATTGGAAGATCCGTGGCAATACATTTTGCTAAAGAAGGAGCAAACATTTCAATTGTATATCTCAATGAACATAAAGATGCAGAGCAAACCAAAAAAATGGTTGAACAGGAAGGAGGCAAATGCATTCTTATTTCAGGCGACATTGGTGATCAGAACTTTTGCAATAAAGCAATTGAGGAAACCCGTAAGCAATTGGGAGGCTTGAATATCCTTATCAATAATGCAGGTGAACAGCATGTCAAAGGATCGATCGAGGAAATAACAGCAGAGCAACTTGAAAGAACCTTCCGCACCAATATCTTCTCTATGTTCTATCTGACGCAGGCAGCATTGAAGCAGATGAAAGAAGGGGACTGTATCATCAATACAAGTTCAGTTACTGCTTATAGAGGAAAAGAGTCATTGATAGATTATTCGTCCACCAAGGGATCTATTGTAACATTTACAAGATCGTTAGCAAGCAGTCTTGCAAAAAGAGGAATAAGAGTAAATGCAGTAGCACCAGGTCCGATATGGACGCCATTGATTCCAGCTACTTTCCCTCCGGAAAAAGTAAGTAGCTTCGGAAAGCAAGTACCATTGGGCAGACCAGGACAACCTTCTGAAGTAGGTCCTTCTTATGTATTTCTTGCATCCAAAGATGCCTCTTACATCACAGGACAGGTTATTCATCCAAATGGTGGGGAACCTGTAGAAAGCTGA